One Thermogemmatispora onikobensis genomic window carries:
- a CDS encoding response regulator, producing MTTTTSTAETTKAVQKIRILLADDHTILRAGLKMMLNAQPDMEVVGEAQDGRQALQEALRLQPDIVLMDITMPDMSGIEATRQIKKQVPETKVLILTMHENDEYIFQALRAGASGYMLKEAADTDLISALHVIQNGQVYLSPVAQSVMVGDYLQRVRAGEEKDSYESLTEREREILKLVAEGYTNTKIAERLVISPKTVDTHRTHIMDKLNLHSRAELVKYAMRRGLLED from the coding sequence ATGACGACAACGACGAGTACAGCGGAGACGACGAAAGCCGTGCAGAAGATTCGTATTCTCCTGGCCGATGACCATACCATCCTGCGCGCTGGCTTGAAGATGATGCTCAATGCTCAGCCCGATATGGAGGTGGTCGGCGAAGCACAGGATGGCCGCCAGGCTCTCCAAGAAGCGCTTCGCCTCCAGCCCGATATCGTGCTCATGGATATCACCATGCCCGACATGAGCGGGATTGAGGCCACACGGCAGATTAAGAAGCAGGTTCCCGAGACCAAGGTCCTCATTCTGACGATGCACGAGAACGATGAATATATCTTTCAGGCGCTGCGGGCGGGCGCCTCCGGCTATATGCTCAAGGAGGCCGCCGACACCGATCTGATCTCAGCCCTGCACGTCATCCAGAATGGCCAGGTCTACCTGTCGCCAGTGGCTCAGTCGGTCATGGTGGGCGACTATCTGCAGCGTGTGCGCGCCGGTGAGGAGAAGGATAGCTACGAGAGCCTCACTGAGCGAGAGCGGGAGATTCTGAAGCTGGTGGCTGAGGGGTATACCAATACGAAGATCGCCGAACGCCTGGTTATCAGCCCCAAGACGGTGGACACGCACCGCACTCATATTATGGATAAGCTCAATCTCCATAGCCGCGCCGAGCTGGTCAAGTACGCGATGCGGCGCGGCCTGCTGGAAGATTAG
- a CDS encoding HAMP domain-containing sensor histidine kinase encodes MERKTILAGSGVQSWPSLLRPLLSLPIFYKVLIANSVIIFVGATGGTWLASHLNDSRQGLATPTSLIIFITVGWLVSVALNFLLLQIAFRPLMDLGKVMSRVQKGERSLRAPLTGLDPQADQLAATFNVMLEAIDEASRLRSTQIINAQEQERKRIARELHDETSQMLTSLLISLAILEKSVTSPEARERIADTRNLAHQTLRAIRNLSIDLRPSALDDLGLLPALRWYIKEYQQKCSIEVEFSATGFKGRLPAEMETVLYRIVQEALTNTARHANATRVSIVLREEEGAVHATISDNGCGFDVEALMKTPGQERGLGLAGMQERAVLLDGSLDIKSRPGAGTTIEVRLPLRQSNSESVPYAELTPSEQQPRGGPVKV; translated from the coding sequence ATGGAGCGCAAGACTATCCTGGCCGGGTCCGGGGTGCAGAGCTGGCCAAGTTTGCTCAGGCCCCTGCTCAGCCTGCCTATCTTCTATAAAGTTCTGATCGCCAATAGCGTCATTATCTTTGTTGGTGCCACCGGCGGTACCTGGCTGGCCTCCCATTTGAACGATAGCCGGCAGGGACTGGCAACGCCTACCTCGCTGATCATTTTTATTACGGTGGGTTGGCTGGTGAGTGTGGCCCTGAATTTCTTACTGCTGCAGATCGCTTTCCGGCCATTGATGGATCTGGGCAAGGTCATGAGCCGCGTCCAGAAGGGCGAGCGCTCGCTGCGCGCCCCGCTGACCGGGCTTGATCCTCAAGCCGATCAGCTCGCTGCTACCTTCAATGTGATGCTGGAGGCCATTGACGAGGCTTCGCGACTGCGTTCAACTCAGATCATCAATGCGCAGGAGCAGGAGCGCAAACGGATCGCCCGCGAGCTGCATGACGAAACCAGCCAGATGCTCACTTCGCTGCTGATTAGCCTGGCCATCCTGGAGAAGTCGGTGACCAGCCCCGAGGCCCGCGAGCGTATCGCCGACACACGCAATCTGGCCCATCAAACGCTGCGGGCCATTCGTAACTTGAGCATCGATCTGCGCCCTAGCGCTCTGGACGACCTCGGTCTCTTGCCGGCGTTGCGCTGGTATATTAAAGAGTATCAACAGAAGTGCTCTATCGAGGTAGAGTTTTCGGCCACAGGCTTCAAGGGGCGGCTGCCCGCCGAGATGGAGACCGTGCTCTATCGCATCGTGCAGGAGGCCCTGACCAACACTGCTCGTCACGCCAATGCGACCAGGGTCTCTATTGTGCTGCGGGAGGAGGAAGGTGCCGTTCACGCCACGATCAGCGATAATGGTTGCGGCTTCGATGTCGAGGCCTTGATGAAGACGCCAGGCCAGGAGCGCGGTCTGGGCCTGGCCGGAATGCAGGAACGCGCCGTTCTTCTCGATGGCTCTCTGGACATTAAGTCACGTCCCGGTGCAGGTACCACTATCGAGGTACGCTTGCCCCTACGCCAGAGTAATAGCGAGTCCGTCCCCTATGCTGAGCTGACACCTTCGGAGCAGCAACCGCGCGGAGGTCCGGTAAAGGTATGA
- the extP gene encoding selenite/tellurite reduction operon b-type cytochrome ExtP: MSSLPEKKSLLDIITQKIVTSQLWRSIFRHGYPDTPLNQSLVMMGNVFLHLHPVKVSRQAMKITYTWCMGGISFFLFLVLTLTGVFLMFYYVPETHTAYQNINQLSSAVSFGHLVRNMHRWAAHLMVVSVTLHMIRVFYHGAYKPPREFNWVVGVGLFFCTLFLSFTGYLLPWDQIALWAITVGTNLAPYTPILGQPVYQVLVGGPAVGQATLIRFYVGHVILLPLATAILLAVHFWRIRKDGGAAGPPPPSRRELEARLAEAEQGLAPTAAR; the protein is encoded by the coding sequence GTGAGTTCACTACCTGAAAAGAAGAGCTTGCTCGACATCATCACGCAGAAGATAGTGACGAGCCAGCTCTGGCGATCGATATTCCGCCACGGCTATCCGGACACCCCACTCAACCAGTCGCTGGTGATGATGGGGAACGTCTTCCTGCATCTGCACCCGGTGAAGGTGAGCCGCCAGGCGATGAAGATCACCTATACCTGGTGTATGGGGGGGATCTCCTTCTTCCTCTTCCTGGTGCTGACCCTGACCGGGGTTTTTCTCATGTTTTATTATGTTCCTGAGACCCACACGGCCTATCAGAACATCAACCAGCTCAGCAGCGCGGTCTCCTTTGGCCATCTGGTGCGCAACATGCACCGCTGGGCGGCCCACCTGATGGTCGTCTCCGTGACCCTGCATATGATCCGCGTCTTCTATCATGGGGCTTACAAGCCGCCGCGCGAGTTCAACTGGGTTGTGGGTGTGGGCCTCTTCTTCTGTACTCTCTTCCTGAGCTTTACAGGCTATTTGCTTCCGTGGGACCAGATTGCTCTGTGGGCGATTACGGTGGGAACCAACCTGGCCCCGTACACTCCGATTCTCGGTCAGCCGGTCTACCAGGTGCTGGTGGGTGGTCCTGCGGTTGGTCAGGCGACCCTGATTCGCTTCTATGTAGGACACGTGATCTTGCTGCCGCTGGCCACGGCTATTCTGCTGGCTGTGCACTTCTGGCGCATCCGTAAGGATGGAGGAGCGGCTGGGCCACCGCCGCCGTCGCGGCGCGAGCTGGAAGCCCGTCTGGCAGAAGCTGAGCAGGGGCTGGCGCCAACGGCTGCGCGCTAG
- a CDS encoding ubiquinol-cytochrome c reductase iron-sulfur subunit, with protein sequence MSMDFPPRDVDRPPLTPQQYEVLHGGGAEAAELARQRLSRRRFLRRATLAVWGLSATTAVAGALNMLYPNLAGQFGSALNVGNKSDFPAAKPSEAKLDQSGVFYRQEAKTYVVHLAKDTPLLLSGQSLSDQLDSEWIVKDSDGSYWVALYQRCVHLGCTVPFRDDCVSFKCPCHGSHYNVDGEFLDGPAPRSLDRFRILFQGESVIVDTSQLNNKVQHPDASTRLIPEPTIACA encoded by the coding sequence ATGAGTATGGATTTCCCGCCGCGGGATGTAGATAGGCCACCCTTGACACCGCAGCAGTACGAGGTGCTCCACGGCGGCGGCGCAGAGGCTGCCGAGCTTGCCCGGCAACGCCTTTCGCGCCGGCGCTTTCTGCGCCGTGCCACGCTGGCTGTCTGGGGCCTCTCGGCGACGACTGCGGTGGCCGGGGCGTTGAATATGCTCTATCCGAATCTGGCTGGTCAGTTCGGCTCGGCCCTCAATGTGGGCAATAAGAGCGATTTCCCTGCTGCCAAGCCATCTGAGGCCAAGCTGGATCAGTCTGGGGTCTTTTATCGCCAGGAGGCCAAGACCTATGTGGTCCATCTTGCCAAGGATACGCCTTTATTGCTCTCCGGCCAGTCTCTGAGCGATCAGCTGGATTCAGAGTGGATTGTCAAGGATAGCGATGGCTCGTACTGGGTGGCGCTCTATCAGCGTTGCGTCCATCTGGGCTGCACGGTGCCATTCCGCGATGACTGTGTGAGCTTTAAGTGCCCGTGCCACGGCTCGCATTATAATGTCGATGGCGAGTTCCTCGATGGCCCGGCGCCCCGCAGCCTGGATCGCTTCCGCATTCTCTTCCAGGGTGAGAGCGTGATCGTGGACACGTCTCAGTTGAACAATAAGGTTCAGCACCCCGATGCGTCCACCCGCCTGATCCCCGAGCCGACGATTGCCTGCGCCTGA